The Halorientalis sp. IM1011 genome window below encodes:
- a CDS encoding iron-sulfur cluster assembly accessory protein, producing MSGTSAATETEIEVTETAAEEAVRLLESEEMDTDVAGLRLFVQQGGCAGLSYGMRFDYEPESEDTVFEHHGLRVFVDEASMNYIEGSVLDFEDGLQGEGFHVENPNVVSECGCGESFRT from the coding sequence ATGAGCGGAACCTCTGCGGCCACCGAGACGGAGATCGAGGTTACGGAAACCGCGGCCGAGGAGGCGGTCCGGTTGCTGGAGAGCGAAGAGATGGACACAGACGTGGCCGGACTGCGCCTGTTCGTCCAGCAGGGCGGCTGCGCCGGGCTCTCCTACGGCATGCGATTCGACTACGAACCCGAAAGCGAGGACACGGTCTTCGAACACCACGGTCTCCGCGTGTTCGTCGACGAGGCCAGCATGAACTACATCGAGGGAAGCGTCCTCGACTTCGAGGACGGCCTGCAGGGCGAGGGGTTCCACGTCGAGAACCCCAACGTGGTCTCGGAGTGTGGCTGTGGCGAGAGTTTCCGGACCTAG
- a CDS encoding dodecin, translating into MVFKKITLIGTSSESFDAAVDDAVDRAENTLDNVYWVEVEEMGVEIAAAENREYQAEVEVAFELAD; encoded by the coding sequence ATGGTTTTCAAGAAAATCACGCTGATCGGTACGAGTTCGGAGAGTTTCGATGCGGCGGTCGACGACGCGGTCGACCGTGCGGAGAACACCCTCGACAACGTCTACTGGGTCGAGGTAGAGGAGATGGGTGTCGAGATCGCGGCCGCGGAAAATCGCGAGTACCAGGCGGAGGTTGAGGTGGCCTTCGAGCTGGCCGACTAG